The bacterium genomic interval CGCGAAGGCGTGGCAGCCGCCGCCGACCTCGTCCGCGAACTCGCGGGCCGTCTGCATGGCGTCGAAGTCGTGTTGACGGCCGAGGCCGATGAAGACGGCGCGCTGCAGGATCCAGGCGGCCTCGATCGCGTCGGGGGTGGGGCGGTCGCGGAGGATCTCCCGGAAGGGCCTGGAGCCGATCGCGAGTCCCTCGAACGACGGGTCCGAGGCAGCGGTCACGCGCATCCCCTCGAGCGACCAGTGGAGCGCTTCTTCCCCGTCGACCTCGACACGGCACTCCGCGCGCCGCTCCACGCGGTCGGGGACGGTCACGTCGTACCGCCGCTCGCACGATCCGCCCGAAGCGACGCGGCCGGCGTGCGCGATCGTCAGACACGTGACGTCGTGGAGATGCGTGCACTGCGCCTTCGCCGGCGTGTGGCGGACCAGGTCGAGGATGGCGGTGTCGAGCGCCGCGCCCTTCATCGCCTGGAGCGGAACGAGCGCCCCCGGGCAGGTCGTCCACGGAATCCGGCGCGGCTCGCCCGCGACGGCTGTGACGAACCCTCCGTCGTGCGTGATCTCCACCGCGAAGTGGTGGAAGTCGTCCCCCAGCTCTCCGCGCGCGCCGGCTTCCGTCGCGCGCAGCTCGATGCGTCGGCGGTAGCAGCCCGTGCCGTAGGTCCTTCGTTCGCTCATCGACGCTCGCTCGCCCCGCGATGTCTCCGCCGCTCCTGCCGCGGGTGACCCGTCTGGCGCACCGGGCAGGCGCCAACGACGCGCGTCGCCTCCGGGACGAGCGGAAGCGGCACCTCAGCGGACCGACGTCAGGCCGAGGGTCTCCTCGGCGCTCGTGAGGGCGATCCCGAAGGCGGGAAAGGGGATCCAGGTCGTGGGTTCCTGGTGGTTCCGGATGTAGTCGGACACTGCGGGGATCGTCGCGA includes:
- a CDS encoding DUF2889 domain-containing protein; translated protein: MSERRTYGTGCYRRRIELRATEAGARGELGDDFHHFAVEITHDGGFVTAVAGEPRRIPWTTCPGALVPLQAMKGAALDTAILDLVRHTPAKAQCTHLHDVTCLTIAHAGRVASGGSCERRYDVTVPDRVERRAECRVEVDGEEALHWSLEGMRVTAASDPSFEGLAIGSRPFREILRDRPTPDAIEAAWILQRAVFIGLGRQHDFDAMQTAREFADEVGGGCHAFAPERLDQGLRVLGNTHDFSESADEVLSKPPNAGAAAR